A portion of the Cloacibacillus sp. An23 genome contains these proteins:
- a CDS encoding DUF3793 family protein: MADKTTLTGNSVEKLFALHCAPALAGIKPSNLFTLHFSEGRREERELCEAAESLNACGVKTEILCECERYALVFVYREDLLAESIGEEGADFLSEYGYAKDLTLEGRIARLKSRLVKCGEFPHEIGIFLGYPVEDVRGFISNEGRNFKACGTWKVYGDGERAAGLFESYRRCTEYFCAMIERGARIAQLAERAFPA, encoded by the coding sequence ATGGCAGATAAGACGACGCTGACAGGAAATTCAGTTGAAAAATTGTTTGCGCTTCACTGCGCGCCCGCCCTCGCCGGCATCAAGCCGTCGAATCTCTTCACCCTCCACTTTTCGGAGGGGCGGCGCGAGGAGCGGGAGCTGTGCGAGGCGGCGGAAAGCCTGAACGCGTGCGGAGTGAAAACTGAAATCCTCTGCGAGTGCGAACGTTATGCGCTCGTCTTCGTCTATCGCGAAGATCTGCTCGCTGAGTCGATAGGCGAGGAAGGCGCGGATTTTCTCTCGGAGTACGGCTACGCGAAAGATCTGACTCTGGAAGGCAGGATAGCGAGGCTGAAGTCCCGCCTGGTGAAGTGCGGCGAATTTCCGCACGAGATAGGTATTTTTCTCGGCTATCCGGTAGAGGACGTGCGCGGCTTCATCTCGAACGAAGGCAGGAATTTCAAAGCCTGCGGCACGTGGAAGGTCTACGGCGACGGCGAACGCGCGGCGGGGCTTTTCGAGAGCTATCGCAGATGCACGGAATATTTCTGCGCGATGATAGAAAGGGGCGCGCGCATAGCTCAGCTCGCCGAGCGCGCCTTCCCGGCGTAA
- a CDS encoding flavodoxin: MDKIAVIYWSATGNTETMANAITEGIRAEGAHADLFSVSEFGSRSTAEYAKLALGCPSMGAEVLEECEFEPFLCSIEPELAGKKVALFGSFGWGDGEWMRNWEDRMKKDGCALFEQGLIINLTPDDDGRKQCEEFGKRFAKF, translated from the coding sequence ATGGATAAGATAGCTGTCATATACTGGAGCGCGACGGGCAACACGGAAACTATGGCGAACGCGATAACCGAGGGAATCCGCGCCGAAGGAGCGCACGCCGACCTTTTCTCGGTCTCCGAGTTCGGATCGCGCAGCACCGCCGAATACGCGAAGCTCGCGCTCGGCTGCCCTTCGATGGGGGCTGAGGTGCTTGAGGAATGCGAGTTCGAGCCGTTCCTCTGCTCGATAGAGCCCGAGCTCGCCGGTAAGAAAGTGGCCCTCTTCGGCTCGTTCGGCTGGGGCGACGGCGAATGGATGCGCAACTGGGAAGACCGTATGAAGAAAGACGGCTGCGCGCTTTTCGAGCAGGGGCTTATCATCAACCTCACGCCTGACGACGACGGCAGAAAGCAGTGCGAAGAGTTCGGAAAACGCTTCGCTAAATTCTAA